The following proteins come from a genomic window of Deltaproteobacteria bacterium:
- a CDS encoding addiction module toxin, HicA family, which translates to MKRHALVAHLRKHGCTLVREGAKHSWFANAKTGVHSAVPRHREVVDFLVRKICRELGIPLP; encoded by the coding sequence ATGAAGCGACACGCCCTCGTGGCGCACTTGCGGAAGCACGGGTGTACCCTCGTCCGTGAGGGAGCGAAGCACTCGTGGTTCGCGAACGCCAAGACGGGGGTTCACTCCGCGGTGCCACGCCACCGTGAAGTCGTCGACTTCCTCGTGCGTAAGATATGCCGCGAGCTCGGCATACCTCTCCCTTGA